A segment of the Colletotrichum destructivum chromosome 3, complete sequence genome:
CACTATATTGGGTCATAGatgcccctccctcccccctctccccctctcctgCTGCTCAGCTTGCTTGGCTGCCTTCCCCGCAAGCTTCAGCGCAAGCCTCAGGGGTGGGTTTTTTTTTATGATCATTATTATTCCCTTTGcggctggccagggctggCCGGGGGTGGGTTGCAACCATTGCAATGCGCCGATACAGATGGCCAGACCAGCGGGCATCTGGTGGTTACTTAGTGACCGCACACTCTGAATTCTGCAGAGAGACGGACGGCCAGACAGAGCTCAGCGCTCTCCGCAACCAGCTACAAGGAGCTATGGcaagctacctacctaccttacttAATGTGCGTGTCTCATGCTTCAGGTACCTCGATACATGAGATACACACACTCTCATGTAAGAAGTTGCGTCTTTTTGCTGTGGCATGACTTGCAcgactacctaggtacggTACAGAGTACAAGAAGTACAATATTATGCTTGTTGCCCTGGCCCTGAATATCCATGCATCGCTTGTTCCCAGCTCCGACGTACGTGCGGGAAACTCTGTAAAATCTGCTCCCCAAGCTTACACTTTTACActctctcccccccgcccGCCATAGGGCGCAGAAACGGCCGCTGCCAACATTCCCCGAGCTCCTTGGTGACAGCAGGTCAACCACAGCCATTTCAAATCCGGTGATCCGCGTCAAGCTCCAACAATAGTAGCGTAGtgctcccccctctcccccaccCCGCCGCGGCGTGGGATACATCTCGAATGACGTCCGCTGATTTGCTCCCGACCCAATCCTCTCCCACTCTTGTGTCCGGGATGAGGCCGTCACACTCCTCTTCCATCTGCACGTTATGACAAAAGGAATCGTTCTGAAATCGGTACAAGGCCCCACGGATCCTGGCTACCTCTAGGCTACTTTCCGACCCATCTCACGTCTGGTGGCTGTCTCACCTGATCCCATCTCTGATGACCGGTACCCATTTGGTATACATTAATTCCCGTCCTGCCCTGCCAGATATCCCCAAAGTCCATCTTCGGCACTCTTTCATCGGGTCACTCCCTGGCACTGTACTGTCTGTACATGCGGTACTTTGGGTAAGAAAGGGCGTCTGACAACCCACTCTGGGGGGCATCACCCGCTTGACACGATACGCGTCTCTGAACACAGCTGCCGCCCTATGTACACTACGGCTAGCATGGGAAAATGCCGACGTCCATGTATCGCCGTCTGCTTGCCGGCGCCTCCGCCGAGTCTGGGAGGACCCAGGTAACTTTCTCGCCGTGGCTATAAGCTGTAGGTACCCGTCCGTTCTTTGTCGTCCCCGAGCTCAAGCACACACAACCAGTTGCTTTGCACATGCTACTTTCCATCTTGACCAAAGAGCATAtttgccttttttttttttttgtcccAAAATCTCTTGTACCCGGCTCAGCATTCAGACTCGCAAAAGCGTGTGTTCTTCACCCCTCGCAAATCACTCTTCCCTccgtccccctcctcctttcctCAAGTAGTAGGTACCGATATCACCATGGGCTCTATTGCTGTCTCTCAGGACGAGCTCCCTCATGCTCACGCCGGCCTCCGGGCCGCCAAGCAacgggcagcagcagcagccgctcagcccgccgccgctgccggtggtctcgacatcatcgacgtGCGGCGTGTTGCGGTTGAAACAAACTTGAAAGACGACATCATCTCCATGTGGAACCCCACAAACGGACCCCGGAGGCTGCCGACCCTGCTCCTCTACAACGAACGGGGCCTGCAGTTGTTCGAGGATGTGAGTGCGTCCGGGGGagctctgtctctctgtgcctcgtctcgtctctccATCTCACCACCTCAGCCGCATCTTGCGTCATCCACACTAACGAACCCCTTCTCCAGATCACATATCTGGACGAGTACTACCTCACCAACAATGAGATCGAGGTTCTCGAGAAGAATTCGAGAGAGATTGCTCAGAACATCGCATCCGGGTCCATGGTCATTGAGTTAGGGAGTGGGTTCGTGatttttccccctcccccccccccccccccccaccccttgCTGACTGGCGAACTGGCCTGGGAACGGTTTTCTGactttttcttccttttcttgttcttttcgTAAAGAAACCTCCGTAAAGTCTGTTTGTTGCTGCAAGCCTTTGAAGACGCCGGCAAGACCATCGACTACTACGCCCTGGACCTCTCCcgggaggagctggagcgcACGTTGGCACAAGTGCCTAAGTTCCGTCACGTCCGCTGCCACGGCCTGCTCGGGACCTACGACGATGGCCGGGAGTGGCTGAAGAAGCCCGCCAACCTGGCCCGCGCCAAGTGCATCTTGAGCCTGGGGTCGAGCATCGgttcgtcgacatcgtcatgGGAAGACCAGGTCTAGTcagactttttttttttgacgAGTTTTGCGCAGGAAACTTTGAACGCGACGATGCCGCTGGCTTTTTGAAATACTTTAGCGATGTTCTCACTCAGTCGGACAAGCTGTTGATCGGTCTGGACGGCTGCAGCGACCCGTCCAAGGTCTAGTAAGTGCCGGGTTCGTCACTGATGTATCGTTGAACCCTGCTAATACAATCTCCAGTCATGCCTACAATGGTATTCGCTCTTACATATGACGCTCAATGGACTGGTCCTGCTAACACGTACAACTTCAGACAAGAAAGGAATCACCCACGCGTAAAGAAACCTTTCTTCGTTTGCCAGTCCCCTCTACTTCTTTCAACTAACATCCCGATAGGTTCATCTTGAACGGTCTCGCCAATGCCAACGAGATTCTCGGCGAAGAGGCCTTCAAGCTCAGCGACTGGGAAGTCATCGGCGAGTACGTCtacgacgaagaaggcggtCGTCATCAAGCCTTCTACTCGCCCGTTCGCGACACATATGTTATGGGAACCCTCGTGAAGCAGCACGAGCGCATCCAGGTTGAGCAGAGCCTGAAGTACTCCCAGCTGGGCGCCGAGAACTTGTGGAACATGGCAGGCCTGATCGAGACCAACTGCTGGGCCAAGGGCAACGAGCATGGTAAGTCGACGCTTGGTTTTTCTTGTTTCGTCTTTCGTGCACAACCTCAAGTAATCGGAGCCGAGGGTGGCTACACCCCCTCTTTCACGCGGGAACGAGTCCTGCACCCCAATAAGCCTCCCCCACGTTTGGCCACCGACCTGGAGCCAATGACCGAAAGAGCTGGAGTGCGGTCTCCTGATCGTAAGATTTCGGACGCGACTGGTCCCAGTGGAATCAGATGACGACGGGGGTTTCAATCCTATATTTTCCTGGGGAGCCACTTACACTACCGTTGGCCTTCCGACCTTAATGTACTCAAAGCTGACCCCGGAAATAGGACTGCACATGATTACCAAGAGGAAGATGCCTTTTAGCCTGCTTCCGGACCTCTacgcctcctcgtcgtgtCCGACTCTGGACGACTGGTCTGCGTTGTGGGCGGCATGGGACGCGGTCACGCAGAAGATGCTCCCGAGGGAGGAGTTGCTGGACCAACCCATCAAGCTTCGCAACGCCTGCATTTTTTACCTAGGCCACATTCCGGGCTTCCTAGACATCCAattgacgaagacgaccaAGAAGCCTCCGACCGAGCCGGCCTACTTCCAGCCCATGTTCGAGAGAGGCATCGACCCGGACGTCGACAACCCCGAGAAGTGCCACTCCCACTCGGAAATCCCCGATGAGTGGCCCCCCGTCGAGCAGATCCTCGAGTACCAGCAGCGGGTGCGTTCGAGGCTCCGGGACCAGTACAGGAGCGGCGTCGACAGGATTCCCAGGGCCGTCGCCCAGGGGATCTGGGTGGGCTTCGAGCATGAGATCATGCACATGGAGACGCTGCTCTACATGATGCTCCAGAGTGACAAGAccctcccgccgcccgacGTCCAGCGACCCGACTTTAAGCGTTTGGCCAACAAGGCCCGCCAGGCGCGGGTGGCCAACGAATGGCACGACGTTCCCGCCCAGTCCATCACCCTGGGGATGAACGAGCCTGAGCTCGACGCTGGCATCGACGGTTACTTTGGATGGTCAGTTTTCTTAAGTACCGTTTGTGGTTGAATCCTTTACTGACACGAGCTCAGGGACAACGAGAGACCGGCGAGAAAGGCGAATGTTCACGCCTTCCAGGCCAAGGGTCGACCTATCACCAACGAGGAGGTGAGCACTGGCTCGGCTTTCTTAGGAGGTGAATGAAGCTAACGTGAGAAGTACGCGCAATACATGTTCGAGAACCACATCAACAAGGTCCCCGCGTCATGGGCTGCCGCCGAGTCAGACTTCAAGAAGaccgtcgacgccaacggccagGTGTACCTGACGAATGGTCAAACGAATGGCCACACGAATGGTCATACCAACGGCCACACTAACGGCCACACCAACGGCAATCTCAATGGACACACGGACGGCATGGCTAACGGTCATCTCAACGGCGGCCATCACCACGGAGTCAACGACCTTCCCGACTCGttcctcgacggcatcgccgtccGCACGGTCCACGGCCTGGTGCCCCTCAAGTACGCGCTGGACTGGCCCATCTTCGCGTCTTACGACGAGCTCTCGGGCTGCGCGGCGTGGATGGGCGGGCGCGTGCCGACGTTCGAAGAGGCCCGCAGCATCTACACCTACGTCCACAACACCAAGAGGATGGAGGCCGAGCGCACTCTCGGGAGGACGGTCCCGGCCGTCAACGGGTGAGTACCGGTCAATGTGTGCTTGTGTCGCACCTTGAGGCTAACGCAGATGAAAAAAACACAGACACCTGTCGAATGACGGGGTCGAGGAGACGCCCCCAAAGCCCGGGTCCCTCGAGGCCAGCGAGGCTCGTTCGGAGCTCTTCGTGGACCTCGACGGTGCCAATGTCGGATTTCAGCATTGGCACCCCGTCCCCGTGACGGCCGACGGTGGCCGCCTCGCGGGGCAGGGCGagttcggcggcgtctgGGAGTGGACCAGCTCGCCCCTCGCCCGGCACGAGGGCTTCGAGCCCATGCCGCTGTACCCCCAGTACACATGTAAgacgccctcctctctccatTGTAAATCGTCAGGCAGCCTTTCTTCGTCGGCTGACAATGCGACTACAgccgacttcttcgacgGCAAGCACAACATCGTCCTCGGGGGGTCTTGGGCGACGCACCCCCGCATCGCCGGACGACGTTCGTTGTAAGTACTCCTATCCCTTTACTATTATTATTTTTTTAGACTTGCAGAAACACTCCCACCccccgccttcttcgtccaCAAATACTAATGGAAAGTCCAGCGTGAACTGGTACCAGCGCAACTACCCCTTTGCCTGGTGCGGAGCCAGGCTCGTGAGGGACGCCAACTAGAGCGAACCGCGCTCGATGGAGAAACGACGTCGTGTTTTATAAGTGCTGTATTGTTGTTTTCAAGCTGCTGTATAGTGTTTGGTGCCTTGGCTTATTTTTTTCATTTTTTAAATGGACTTGTAATCTCTTCGGTTTTTTTGGGTTGTTTTCCTTGCTTTTCTCCCTActcacccccccccttcctcagCAGGTGTACTTTTGTTTCAACACCTAGGttccaggccgccgtccaggGCCAATGACTCAACTTCGTTGTGCCGAGAAGGTCTTCCGCTGTTCTGTGACGATCCGTAGtcctttccttttttttttcttttttcttctttcttctttttttccttctttttctgctTCCTACCAAAAGCAGTTCTTCGTTGGATGGCACGTATGGGGTGGGTTTCATGCCGAGTGATGACGGGGAACCACTCTTGCTCGTCGGATTCATTTTCATGATTGTCTTGCGTGTTCCGTCCGCGTTTGACTCGCTCACGTTCTTTATGCCCAACCGGgcgtgtatgtgtgtgtgtgtctctgtctccatgtatcaccatcaccaccttcTTTTAAAAAAAATTTCAAAAATCTCTCGCTCTCCGATCAACTCTTGATGACGTtgtttcctcttcttctccgggACGCCTCCCCCCGCCAAGTCTGCGTTTGTCCCGGAAGATTTCCCAGCGCCTCGGTATAAGGAATCTGTCCATCCAAAACCTGgcttacccccccccccccccctctctctctctcttttccaATCTCACCGGGCGAAATCCGCAATGCAGGTCATGCAGCGCGTCAGTTCCCATGTGCAGTGATGACGTCAAGACGCGGGTGGGGGCTTCTAGCGCTTTTTTCGGGGGTATTTTCTAGGCTGTAGGGGTCAAGTCGAGTACAAAAAGATACATCTCATGTAGAATACCTGTCATAGAGGAGAATACaaagggggggcgggggcggggtgAGGTACACAGTCTAGCACTACTTTGTGGACTGCTCCTGTTCTCCTGCGGAAGTTGTTCTGGTTCCTGGTGTCATAGTGACGCCGCGATGGTTCGGCAGAGGAAGTAATGGATGATTTAACATAGGTATCTGGGAATGTATTCGACTGGGCAACGTCGCCGACAAAAGGTACCTCGCTGTACACATGCCCCCATTGGGCCGGCCGACAAGTGCCTGACGGATAGGATACCTCGCTCACAACCGCCCGCCTGTCTGAACCTCGGACCGTCCGGAGCCAAAGCGTCGTGCGCGCGCGTTCCCGACCGCCGAGCCGGGATTTCTCCGGAGATTTCGGCTACCCCACAACCTCGCCAAAAGCCGGTTTTCACGATTTTTCACGTCCGGGCCCGCAATACGGCCGGCCTTCGCTCCGAGCCTGCCCGGGGCCCCACCGCATCCGCTGAAAAAGCACTGGATGGACTTCCCACCTTTCCTTCCCCCACGGCTTCAATCATCTTCATATGGAAGTCGCATTCCGATTGCAACCAAGGCGTTTCGTTTCACATGACCACTCAACCGTTCAGACTGCCGTAGATGTCGAGGAGCTGTTCGAAGACGTAGCTGGGCAGCTTGACGCCGTTTTCCGTCACGAGGTTTGAGATAAATTCGGGGGGCTGTGGAGGGAACACTCGTGTCAGCTGACGTGCACAAAACATTCAACGCTACCCAGAAGCACAATGAGACTCACAGTGTAATCCACGGCGTCCTCGGGCTGCACGCTCGCGCCGTCCGTCCGGAAGTCCAACACATGCTGCTTGAAGCCCAGGTCGCGCTGGTCTAGAGGGACCTTGCGCACGAACTTGTgggactcggcggcgacgtagAAGGGAAGACCGGCCTgcttggccagcttggcGATCTGGTAGGTGCCCATGCGCGAGATGATGCCACCATTCTgggtgacggcctcggcgccgacgaagaccATGTGGACCTGTCGCAGCAGGCCTAGGAcgtgggcgacggcgggctcggcgaTCTCGGCAACGGGAATGCCCTTATCGCGGAGCTCCCGAACGACGCGGTCCGACTCGGCCGGGCGGTGCTCGTCACGCACGTAGACGACCTTGAAGcgcacgccgccggcgccgaactggtcggcggcgcggaacAGCAGGGTGGAGACGGCGCGCGAGGCGCCGTGGGTGAggacgaccttgccgtcgCGGACGAAGCGCcagccggcgtcggcgatgcggtCGCGTGCAGCGATGGCACGCGAGGCGAAGAGACGACCGTTGCGGAGGAGGTGGGTgcggacggcgtcgaaggaCTGGTGCGGGTtcgcggtggcggcgctggcgaacGGGGCTCCCTCCTGCTGCTTAAGCGAGGAGACGAGGTACTGCAGGAATAGGTCGGTTCCGGCCTGGAGGGGAACGGGGTTGTTGACGGAGGCGTGAAGCGTGTTGGAAGCGCGCTTGACAAGGTCGAGCGTCTCGTagacggtggtggtgcccGAGGCGTTGAGGAGCGAAATGagggcctcgatggcggcgacgggtTTTGTCAGGTCGGGGTCTTGGAGGAGGGAGTGGTACGTCGAGACGATGCTGGatggagggagagagagaggttaGCAAGGGGAGTGGTGCTTCAACGCGTCGggaagtggtggtggtacTCGAATGCATCCGTCGTCTTGTTGCGGATGGGAATGTCGGAACCCTGGGCCTTTTGGCCGTCGCCTGTCGCTGTAGGACCGTATGGTCAGCCTATGATTTGGAGCATTGTGTGCGAATACATTGTGGGAGTCGTGCGGTAGAGTGGAGGAGAGCGTACGTGTGAGGTCGCCGGTGGCCatggtgatgtcgaggagggttgagagggagagagagggaggaagagttCGAGAGGTGGCACGCAAGGTCACTTGTGATGCGCCGGTGGAGGTGAAGCGAAGCTATCCGGAGACCTGGCAGGGCAGCAGTCGCGGAATACGTGTGGGGGTCGAAGACGCCGATGCGATGGAGCGCAATGCTGTTGTCGCGATGTGATGGCGTGGGGGCGGTCTTTGGTGTTGAAGCACTGGGAAATAAATTTGGAAGGGGTCAGGACCAGTGACTCAATTCCTACACTGACTGGCCGCCAGGAATGGAGCTTACCGCAGAACAGGGATTGGCATTCGATCGCTGGCGGTTGTGGTTTGGCGGGGTAGTCCTGCTAATCTTATCGCAGCTGTCCATCCGTTGCACAGGCACGATACGGGACTACCGATGGCTGCACGTCATTCTGCCCAGAGGCCAAGTATCCATCTATCTGTCCtgctcccctcctccttctcctccctcccctcccctcccctccctcaaAATAGCGGTCTCGTTCCAGGTCTCGCTCCCTTGCACCACCGCCCTGTACTCTGTATCATTATCTAAGACATTCCACTACCGACAGCGGGGTTCCCCCTCCACTCGAAACGCtgacaccaccaccaaaacCCAGCTAGTCGAGCTCCCGTCCTTGTAAGCCTTCATACCGTTCCCCGTCCCCCCTCCGCTCTTAACCCCTCCTGGACCCAAAGCAAAAGCAATTCACTCATAGCATCCCCTTCGCCATGAAGATTCTTCCTCTACTTTTCCACCACCGACAACAACTCCGTCGAAGCTCTCCGTCACGCCCTCCCGCGTCCACCTGACACCCCcgcacctcctcccccttcccgcAACCACGAAAACGAagacacgacacgacacgacacgacaTAAACGGCGGCACCTTCGCAATGGAGCAAACCGATCCCACAACCGGCGCgcccctccccgccgacgCGATCCAGCGTATCCTCTTCATCGCTTCGGGCGCCCATGTCTACAACATCCCGCCCCTGACCTCCAACAAGGGctacaccgccgccggctggaCCGAACGCCAGATCTTCACCGCCCGCCTCCGGGTCCTTGAGACCGCCTGGGAaacccccgccgccgccgccccggtccctgtcggcgtcggcagcgccgtcgtccccgtcgcccccggcgcccccgccggcctcgccaccAAGGAGAACCACATCAaggtcgacatcgtcctcgaggacccCTCCAACGGCCagctcttcgccgccgccccctaCACGTCCATCTCCGCCGTCGAGCCCGTCCTTGACTCGTCccgcttcttcgccatccGCGTCATGGACGGCCAGGGTCGtcgcgccgtcctcggcctaGGTTTCGAGGAGCGCAGCGAGGCCTTCGACTTTGGCGTCGCCCTGCAGGAGGCCCAGAAGAGCCTTGGCTTGCTCGACGCCACCCACGCCAAGCAGGCCGCCGAAAACACTAAGCGCGCTGAGGAGGAGCGGAACAAGGACTACAGcctcaaggagggcgagaccatcaccatcaactTTGCCGGCTCCAAGATCGGCCGCCGGTCGAGGCCCGATGCCGACACCAAcggcgccagcgccggcgcTGCGGCTTCGGGCGCCGCATTGCAGGCCTTCtcgctgccaccgccgccgagcgcgccCAGGAGCAGCAacagtggcggcggcagcagcttcctgcctccgccgcccagcgCATCCGCCGTTCGCGAGCAGAAgcgggagaagaggaaatCGGCGCAGGACCTGGGattcgacgacggccagtTTGGCGAGTTTGCGTAGGACTTCTCTCTGTACAGTTCGAGAAGAAGATCCCAATCCCCTCCCTCGGCACGTCACTTCCATCAGGTTGCGAGCAGTGGCCGAATCAAGAAAAGGAGCAGTCAAGAGAGTGATGCAAGGAGTTCCAAGGACCGTTTGTTTCGTGACTAAAAGTACAAGATTCCCTACGCCGTTTGCTGCGGTTTACCGTACATGAGCCTACCCAATGGACATGATATTGAAGAAGAAAGATGAACATCCCCTGGACAGACCGTGTTTTCCCAGTTCCTCTGGTCGCTTTTCTAGAATCTGCGGGGCTCGCCTGTGTTCACTTGTGGGCCACCGGACTTCTCGGACCCTGGCCAAAAACACTTTAACGATGGGAGACTCATTCTCCTGTTGGGCCGGCGGGGACTGATCTCATTGAAGAAAGGCTGATGATTCCCGTCTACGTTGCCGTACTGAAGCGATGTCTGGGGTCTGTACTCGAACCGTAAGCCGCGGTTTGCCAGCTCATCTGCGCGATTGCCGACGACCCCATTGCCCTCTGGCCAAGACTCGTACGGCGAACCATCTTGCGAAGCCTGCACCAGAGACTCGCAGCAGGGCGTCATGGCCTCCCACGTGCCGTAGGATGAATGGCAGCCCATGGGGAAGAacatgggcgaggcggcgttCAATGGCGTCGGTATCATGGACGCTACgtccgagggcgtcgtctcGTAGGCGGTACCGGGCGAGTCTGTGGACCACCAGGAGCGCCGTCGCTCGTAGAGTTCGCTCTGAACCTGCACCCACGTCTCCCGGCTCTGGAGCGCCACGTAGATGTCGCCGAGCCTGAGGAGAATAgtcttcttctgcgccgCTGCCTCCATGATCTTGCTCTTCAGCAAGGCAGTCTTCTTCCGCGACCGGCGTCGCTCGTCGGATGGCAACCCGTTGTCGATCTTCTCCTGCAGAATGGATAGCCTCCTCATGAGGCTCACTTCCTTATCACCCTGGGTCTCAAGTGAAGCCGTCAGATAGGCCTTCTCAGTGTACAGTTGCTCGAACGAGTTTGGAGACATAAAGGCCGACCAcccaggctgctgctgctgctgctgctgcttggtGTTTGTGCTCATGCTGCTCCTCGGACTCGTGCATCCTAGACTCAATGTCGGCCTGAGAGGCGACGGCGTTAATATGGGGTAGGAAACGTCGGATTCATTATAGTAAGTTCGAAGCGAAGGCCGGTTCGGTGACGAACCCTCAGGGGAGGCGCTCATCGTATCGTGCCTGGTGGCGGCCGAAGGGACGAAAACTGGGGCTTCGACGTACTTGTTCATGGCGAAAAGCAGTAGGAATCATGGATTGTTATTGTCAAGATACCCAAGGGGAAATCTGGCTCTTGCGAGCCAGATATATATACAGAGGCCGCAGGCTCGATCGAACCTCCACTGTATCCCTCACCGGCAGGATCTAGATACGAGCAGTGTAGAACTCCGAGGTTGCTTTGCTGTAGCTTCTACACATGTAAGACCGAAAAGCTTTGATCAAAAACGATCAAATAAAGATGCAGAGATCAAGGGCAATCCGATTTTAGCCTGATATGCTCCAGAAAGAGAAGGCGCCCGACAGGGGGAGCAAAAGAACTGGCATGGCAGCTGGAGCTCCAAGCTGATCGGTGCCTCTTAGACAATGAGAGGTTCGCCTTGAATGGGGCAAGCTGGAAAGACATCCGCGGTGTCCTACTTCTCCTCCTGGGTTTGCATGGTGAGACGGCACATTCATCTCCCGTCAGATCGATAACTCTCCGAGGAGTATGGAGTTGCTTAATCGTACTTCTGAACCTGAACACCAACCAGAGAATTGTGCCATGATAGAATGGTATGACATATGATACACTCGAATCGCCAACCGTAATCATACCTGCAGTTGCTGTGCACTTTGGTCGTATCGCCAGTGCAATCCGAGCGAGCCCCTTGCTTGGGAGGCTCCgctgctgcatctgcagCTGACCGTAACGTCTAGGGGTGTTCCACCAACTTGGCAAACCGCTCCCGTCCCAGATGCAGAGGTATACCACGGCTGCATGCTAACGCAAGGGACGTTATCTCAGATGTTAAAGCCGTCGTGTCTGGGAGGATCGCAGAAGCGCCACAGACCAGCTGCCTCTGCGGCCCTACGCACCGACGAAACCTCGTCTCCTGACACTGC
Coding sequences within it:
- a CDS encoding Putative PH-like domain superfamily, NECAP, PHear domain-containing protein; this encodes MEQTDPTTGAPLPADAIQRILFIASGAHVYNIPPLTSNKGYTAAGWTERQIFTARLRVLETAWETPAAAAPVPVGVGSAVVPVAPGAPAGLATKENHIKVDIVLEDPSNGQLFAAAPYTSISAVEPVLDSSRFFAIRVMDGQGRRAVLGLGFEERSEAFDFGVALQEAQKSLGLLDATHAKQAAENTKRAEEERNKDYSLKEGETITINFAGSKIGRRSRPDADTNGASAGAAASGAALQAFSLPPPPSAPRSSNSGGGSSFLPPPPSASAVREQKREKRKSAQDLGFDDGQFGEFA
- a CDS encoding Putative nagB/RpiA transferase, translation initiation factor eIF-2B subunit alpha codes for the protein MATGDLTPTGDGQKAQGSDIPIRNKTTDAFDIVSTYHSLLQDPDLTKPVAAIEALISLLNASGTTTVYETLDLVKRASNTLHASVNNPVPLQAGTDLFLQYLVSSLKQQEGAPFASAATANPHQSFDAVRTHLLRNGRLFASRAIAARDRIADAGWRFVRDGKVVLTHGASRAVSTLLFRAADQFGAGGVRFKVVYVRDEHRPAESDRVVRELRDKGIPVAEIAEPAVAHVLGLLRQVHMVFVGAEAVTQNGGIISRMGTYQIAKLAKQAGLPFYVAAESHKFVRKVPLDQRDLGFKQHVLDFRTDGASVQPEDAVDYTPPEFISNLVTENGVKLPSYVFEQLLDIYGSLNG
- a CDS encoding Putative sulfatase-modifying factor enzyme, C-type lectin, DinB-like domain-containing protein; amino-acid sequence: MGSIAVSQDELPHAHAGLRAAKQRAAAAAAQPAAAAGGLDIIDVRRVAVETNLKDDIISMWNPTNGPRRLPTLLLYNERGLQLFEDITYLDEYYLTNNEIEVLEKNSREIAQNIASGSMVIELGTFEDAGKTIDYYALDLSREELERTLAQVPKFRHVRCHGLLGTYDDGREWLKKPANLARAKCILSLGSSIGNFERDDAAGFLKYFSDVLTQSDKLLIGLDGCSDPSKVYHAYNDKKGITHAFILNGLANANEILGEEAFKLSDWEVIGEYVYDEEGGRHQAFYSPVRDTYVMGTLVKQHERIQVEQSLKYSQLGAENLWNMAGLIETNCWAKGNEHGLHMITKRKMPFSLLPDLYASSSCPTLDDWSALWAAWDAVTQKMLPREELLDQPIKLRNACIFYLGHIPGFLDIQLTKTTKKPPTEPAYFQPMFERGIDPDVDNPEKCHSHSEIPDEWPPVEQILEYQQRVRSRLRDQYRSGVDRIPRAVAQGIWVGFEHEIMHMETLLYMMLQSDKTLPPPDVQRPDFKRLANKARQARVANEWHDVPAQSITLGMNEPELDAGIDGYFGWDNERPARKANVHAFQAKGRPITNEEYAQYMFENHINKVPASWAAAESDFKKTVDANGQVYLTNGQTNGHTNGHTNGHTNGHTNGNLNGHTDGMANGHLNGGHHHGVNDLPDSFLDGIAVRTVHGLVPLKYALDWPIFASYDELSGCAAWMGGRVPTFEEARSIYTYVHNTKRMEAERTLGRTVPAVNGHLSNDGVEETPPKPGSLEASEARSELFVDLDGANVGFQHWHPVPVTADGGRLAGQGEFGGVWEWTSSPLARHEGFEPMPLYPQYTSDFFDGKHNIVLGGSWATHPRIAGRRSFVNWYQRNYPFAWCGARLVRDAN